In a single window of the Pleurodeles waltl isolate 20211129_DDA chromosome 4_2, aPleWal1.hap1.20221129, whole genome shotgun sequence genome:
- the GADD45A gene encoding growth arrest and DNA damage-inducible protein GADD45 alpha isoform X2 has product MEVVGSALEEVLSKAVVQRNITVGVLEAAKVLNVDPDNVVLCLLAADEEDDQDVALQIHFTLIQAFCCENDINILRVGNVGRLGAILGGPGTEEPGADLHCVLVNNPHASQWKDPALNQVICFCQESRYLDQWVPVINLPDR; this is encoded by the exons ATGGAAGTGGTGGGAAGTGCCTTGGAAGAAGTTCTCAGCAAAGCTGTAGTGCAGAGGAACATCACCGTTGGAGTTCTTGAGGCTGCCAAAGTTTTGAATGT GGATCCCGATAACGTCGTGCTTTGTTTGCTGGCTGCTGACGAAGAAGATGACCAAGACGTGGCTCTGCAAATACATTTCACCCTGATCCAGGCCTTCTGCTGTGAGAATGACATCAACATCCTGCGAGTGGGCAACGTGGGTCGGCTGGGAGCCATCCTGGGCGGGCCCGGCACAGAAGAGCCCGGGGCGGACCTGCACTGTGTGCTAGTCAAT aATCCACACGCGTCCCAGTGGAAAGACCCCGCTCTCAATCAGGTGATTTGCTTTTGCCAAGAAAGTCGCTATTTggaccagtgggtgccagtgataAACCTCCCCGACCGATGA
- the GADD45A gene encoding growth arrest and DNA damage-inducible protein GADD45 alpha isoform X1, whose product MRSMTLEELTAEQAMGRMEVVGSALEEVLSKAVVQRNITVGVLEAAKVLNVDPDNVVLCLLAADEEDDQDVALQIHFTLIQAFCCENDINILRVGNVGRLGAILGGPGTEEPGADLHCVLVNNPHASQWKDPALNQVICFCQESRYLDQWVPVINLPDR is encoded by the exons GATGGAAGTGGTGGGAAGTGCCTTGGAAGAAGTTCTCAGCAAAGCTGTAGTGCAGAGGAACATCACCGTTGGAGTTCTTGAGGCTGCCAAAGTTTTGAATGT GGATCCCGATAACGTCGTGCTTTGTTTGCTGGCTGCTGACGAAGAAGATGACCAAGACGTGGCTCTGCAAATACATTTCACCCTGATCCAGGCCTTCTGCTGTGAGAATGACATCAACATCCTGCGAGTGGGCAACGTGGGTCGGCTGGGAGCCATCCTGGGCGGGCCCGGCACAGAAGAGCCCGGGGCGGACCTGCACTGTGTGCTAGTCAAT aATCCACACGCGTCCCAGTGGAAAGACCCCGCTCTCAATCAGGTGATTTGCTTTTGCCAAGAAAGTCGCTATTTggaccagtgggtgccagtgataAACCTCCCCGACCGATGA